The nucleotide sequence AATAAAAATCAAGGATGTTCATCATTCTCATGAAGCGCTCGCTTTGGCTCCAGTAAGTGTACTGCCTGAATACCAAAAGAAGGGAATCGGCGGAAAATTGATTGTGGAGGCGCATCAAATAGCCAGGGAAATGGACTTCAAGGGAATTGTGGTGCTCGGACATTCGGATTATTATCCAAGGTTTGGGTATAGGCAGGCCTGTGATTTTGGCATCACTCTTCCATTTGAGGTGCCAGATGAGAATTGCATGGCTATTGAATTATTTCCAGGAGCATTTCAAAATGTTACTGGAATGGTAGAATATCCAAAAACATTTTTTGAATGAAATCATAAGGTTAATTAGATAGCATATGGATCTTTTCAATATTAAATAAAGGATTTGGAATCCAGCAATTCACAAACTTTCACCTTCGATATAACCAATAATTTGTTGATTTTAGCCATATAAAAGCTTAAATTACATTCTACACAAAATAAAATGTATGGCATATAATACCTTTTTAGCGGATCGGATAGAGCATGTTTTGCAGCATGCCGGCAAACCTTTTGAAGCAAAGAAGATGATGGGAGGCCTTTGCTTTATGGTCGATGGTAAAATGTGCATTGGTGTTCATGAGGACCGCATCATGGCCAGAGTAGGTCCAGATCAATATCAGGAGGCACTCCAACAGGCAGGATGTATGGAGATGAATTTCACAGGTAGAAGTATGAAGGGCTTTGTGTTTATAGATGGGAATGTGGTGGACACCGAGCCGCAATTGGAATATTGGGTGGAAAAATGCCTGGAATTTAATCCTAAGGCAAAGTCAAGCAAAAAGAAATAGTTTTGTTCGTCATTCACTTCAATCTAACAATCCTACACCTCTTTTTATGAAGCCCGCTAAAAGAATTCTTCCACTGATAGTATTCAGCCAGTTTTGCTGTACTTCCATTTGGTTTGCCAGCAATGCCGTGATGGGAAGCCTTTTGGAAAGTTTTGACCTTAGCAGTACTGCCTTGGGCCATCTTACCTCAGCTGTTCAGTTGGGGTTTATTTTTGGAACATTAATATTTGCATTATTAAGTGTTGCAGACCGCTTTTCACCCTCCAGGGTGTTTTTGTTTTGTGCTGTATTGGGAGGACTTTTTAATTTGGGGCTGGTTTGGCCCGGGAATACTTTAGTTAGCTTGATTGTGATGCGGTTTTTGGCAGGTTTATGTTTGGCTGGGATTTATCCAGTGGGAATGAAGATTGCAGCAGATTATTATGAACATGGATTGGGTAAGTCTTTAGGCTTTTTGGTTGGTGCATTGGTTTTGGGAACAGCTTTTCCACACTTTCTTCAGGCATTTATAGGTGATCTTTCTTGGGTATATGTGATTATTTTTATTTCAGCTTTAGCCGTTTTAGGAGGTTTTTTGATTGGGCAGTTTGTGCCTGATGGACCATACAGGAAAGCAGCGGCTGGTCTTGATTTATCAGCTATTTTTAAAGTGTTTCGAATTAGGGAGTTCAGCACTGCCGCGATCGGATATTTTGGACATATGTGGGAGTTGTATGCTTTTTGGGCATTTGTTCCCTTTATATTGGTCAGTTATGGCGCCTTCCATCCTCATGTTCATTTGGATATTTCATTATGGTCTTTCCTGATAATCGGAATGGGCAGCTTGGGCTGTATTTTGGCTGGCTACCTTTATATCAACCAAGGAGCCAAAAAGATAGCTTCAATGGCTTTGGCCATATCAGGCTTATGCTGTTTGGTATCGCCTCTGATTTTTCTTCAGCCTTCTCCCGTTCTACTGATTATATTCCTTTTAATTTGGGGCTTAGCAGTGGTGGCAGATTCACCTTTGTTTTCTACTATGGTCGCACAAAATGCTCCGGCGGATTTTAAAGGAACGGCATTGACCATTGTGAACAGTTTGGGGTTTGCATTGACAATTTTCAGTATTCAGCTTTTGAATTATTTTAGGGCTTCTGTCGATGTCCATTATCTTTTTATTGTACTTGCTGTGGGCCCTGCTGTAGGTTTGTCTTTCTTGTGGAAAGGAAAGAGCTAATTCAATAAAGCAGTTTGGTCTGTCGAGCCTGAAAGCGGGGAATAATTAGGACGATTGCTGTCACAGCTCCAGCTTTGAGAA is from Echinicola marina and encodes:
- a CDS encoding GNAT family N-acetyltransferase yields the protein MSDHQEQFLVDRLRGSSGFVPELSLVAESGNQILGHILLSKIKIKDVHHSHEALALAPVSVLPEYQKKGIGGKLIVEAHQIAREMDFKGIVVLGHSDYYPRFGYRQACDFGITLPFEVPDENCMAIELFPGAFQNVTGMVEYPKTFFE
- a CDS encoding TfoX/Sxy family protein translates to MAYNTFLADRIEHVLQHAGKPFEAKKMMGGLCFMVDGKMCIGVHEDRIMARVGPDQYQEALQQAGCMEMNFTGRSMKGFVFIDGNVVDTEPQLEYWVEKCLEFNPKAKSSKKK
- a CDS encoding MFS transporter; translated protein: MKPAKRILPLIVFSQFCCTSIWFASNAVMGSLLESFDLSSTALGHLTSAVQLGFIFGTLIFALLSVADRFSPSRVFLFCAVLGGLFNLGLVWPGNTLVSLIVMRFLAGLCLAGIYPVGMKIAADYYEHGLGKSLGFLVGALVLGTAFPHFLQAFIGDLSWVYVIIFISALAVLGGFLIGQFVPDGPYRKAAAGLDLSAIFKVFRIREFSTAAIGYFGHMWELYAFWAFVPFILVSYGAFHPHVHLDISLWSFLIIGMGSLGCILAGYLYINQGAKKIASMALAISGLCCLVSPLIFLQPSPVLLIIFLLIWGLAVVADSPLFSTMVAQNAPADFKGTALTIVNSLGFALTIFSIQLLNYFRASVDVHYLFIVLAVGPAVGLSFLWKGKS